The Cuculus canorus isolate bCucCan1 chromosome 5, bCucCan1.pri, whole genome shotgun sequence genome window below encodes:
- the PTGDR gene encoding prostaglandin D2 receptor, which yields METGYRCRSNRYIESGQSAVPGSVLFAAGLVGNLLALLLLGQHRRRSRSPGGRPARVSAFYVLVSVLAVTDLLGKCLLSPIVLAAYAYNRSLSELGPGGRSEGEPGVLCQLFAFLMAFFGLAPTLLLLAMAMECWLSLGHPYFYRRHLTRRLGATVGLAAAGLCALFCALPLMGFGVPMQYCPGTWCFMRMAGGGPRQLGFPVLYASLMGLLVLAIGACNVSSMRHLYSMARRQPRRGTPAATAATPRMEELDHLILLGLMTVLFTICSLPLIVRAYMGAFATDFNENADLSALRFLSVNSIVDPWVFIIFRTSVFRTFVRRVCQRLNSRKTTLKGPNPGENGQFCPPDWRRTDNPQLGFP from the exons ATGGAGACGGGTTACCGGTGCCGTAGCAACCGGTACATCGAGAGCGGGCAGTCGGCTGTGCCCGGCTCGGTTCTATTCGCCGCCGGGCTGGTGGGCAacctgctggctctgctgctgctggggcagcacCGACGGCGCTCCCGGTCGCCCGGTGGTCGCCCAGCGAGGGTCTCGGCTTTCTACGTCTTGGTGAGCGTGTTGGCAGTCACAGACCTGCTGGGCAAGTGCCTGCTCAGCCCCATCGTGCTGGCAGCCTACGCCTACAACCGCAGCCTGAGCGAACTGGGACCAGGAGGGCGAAGCGAAGGCGAGCCCGGTGTCCTTTGCCAGCTCTTCGCTTTCCTCATGGCCTTTTTCGGGTTAGCCCCCACCCTGCTGCTGCTCGCCATGGCCATGGAGTGTTGGCTCTCCCTTGGGCATCCCTACTTCTACCGCCGGCATCTCACCCGCCGGCTGGGTGCCACGGTGGGGTTGGCAGCAGCGGGGCTCTGCGCCCTCTTCTGCGCCCTCCCGCTGATGGGTTTCGGGGTGCCCATGCAGTATTGCCCGGGCACATGGTGCTTTATGCGGATGGCAGGCGGGGGTCCGCGCCAGCTGGGCTTCCCCGTGCTCTACGCCAGCCTGATGGGCTTGTTGGTGTTGGCCATCGGCGCCTGTAACGTGAGCAGCATGCGGCACCTCTACAGCATGGCACGGCGGCAACCCCGCCGCGGGAcccccgccgccaccgccgccacCCCGCGCATGGAAGAGCTCGACcacctcatcctgctggggCTCATGACCGTCCTTTTCACCATCTGCTCCTTGCCGCTCATT GTCCGGGCGTACATGGGGGCTTTTGCCACCGATTTCAACGAGAACGCTGACCTCAGCGCCCTGCGGTTTCTCTCTGTGAACTCCATCGTGGACCCCTGGGTCTTCATCATCTTCCGCACTTCTGTCTTCCGCACCTTCGTCCGCAGGGTTTGCCAGAGGCTGAATTCCCGGAAAACCACCCTAAAAGGACCCAACCCAGGGGAGAACGGCCAATTTTGTCCCCCGGACTGGCGCAGGACAGACAACCCGCAGCTCGGCTTCCCCTGA
- the PTGER2 gene encoding prostaglandin E2 receptor EP2 subtype: MNGSVRGPCGLGEALPPGARPLVSALMFSAGLLGNLLALGLLLRCRRGPRSHPPSLFHVLVLALVVTDLLGTCSVSPFVLASYHRNRTLTSLAQGGHICSYFGFAMSFFGLATMLILFAMALERCLALGQPYFYKRFLSPRTGLVALPAIYIFSAAFCSLPLLGFGQYVQYCPGTWCFIQMHLDYPQPNGGGEVSKLDVTFSLLYATLLLFLILSVLLCNLSVIANLARMRRRGQKTRRLATLEQPRPAGSCGQRMFSMAEEIDHLLLLSIMTIIFVICSLPFTIRAYVNKFSKEEDKHDWDLLALRFLSINSIVDPWVFAILRPPVLRFMRSVLCCQVTPGSQDRQTPSPAKTKLAARQDPCGP; the protein is encoded by the exons ATGAACGGGTCGGTGCGGGGCCCGTGCGGGCTCGGCGAGGCTCTGCCGCCCGGGGCTCGCCCCTTGGTCAGCGCCCTCATGTTCTCCGCGGGGCTCCTGGGCAATCTCTTGGCTCTTGGGTTGCTCCTGCGTTGCCGTCGGGGACCTCGCTCCCACCCGCCGTCCCTTTTCCACGTCCTGGTGTTGGCCCTGGTGGTCACCGACCTTCTGGGCACCTGCTCCGTCAGCCCCTTCGTCTTGGCTTCCTATCATCGCAACCGCACCTTGACCTCCCTGGCTCAAGGAGGACACATCTGCAGCTACTTTGGCTTCGCCATGAGTTTCTTCGGCCTCGCCACCATGCTCATCCTCTTCGCCATGGCGCTGGAGCGATGCCTGGCCCTGGGGCAGCCTTACTTCTACAAACGCTTTCTCAGCCCCCGCACGGGTTTGGTTGCCCTGCCCGCCATCTACATCTTCTCGGCAGCCTTCTGCTCCTTGCCGCTGTTGGGCTTCGGGCAGTACGTGCAGTATTGCCCCGGCACTTGGTGCTTCATCCAGATGCACCTGGACTACCCCCAGCCCAACGGTGGTGGGGAGGTGTCCAAGTTGGACGTCACCTTCTCTCTTCTCTACGCCaccctgctcctcttcctcatcctctccgTACTGCTCTGCAACCTCAGCGTCATCGCCAACCTGGCCCGTATGCGTCGCCGTGGGCAGAAGACACGCCGGCTGGCCACGCTTGAGCAGCCCCGACCGGCCGGCAGCTGTGGCCAGCGCATGTTCTCCATGGCTGAGGAGATtgaccatctccttcttctctccatcATGACCATCATCTTCGTCATCTGCTCCTTGCCATTCACG ATCCGCGCCTATGTGAACAAGTTCAGCAAGGAAGAAGACAAACATGACTGGGACCTCCTAGCCCTGAGGTTCCTCTCCATTAATTCCATCGTTGACCCTTGGGTCTTTGCCATCCTGAGGCCGCCGGTCCTGCGGTTCATGCGCTCGGTGCTGTGCTGCCAGGTGACACCTGGAAGCCAGGACAGACAGACTCCGTCCCCTGCAAAGACAAAACTGGCAGCACGACAGGACCCCTGTGGGCCGTAG